A window of the Xenopus laevis strain J_2021 chromosome 9_10L, Xenopus_laevis_v10.1, whole genome shotgun sequence genome harbors these coding sequences:
- the LOC108703796 gene encoding histone H2B 1.1-like has product MPEPAKSAPAAKKGSKKAVTKTQKKDGKKRRKTRKESYAIYVYKVLKQVHPDTGISSKAMSIMNSFVNDVFERIAGEASRLAHYNKRSTITSREIQTAVRLLLPGELAKHAVSEGTKAVTKYTSAK; this is encoded by the coding sequence ATGCCTGAACCAGCCAAGTCCGCTCCAGCCGCAAAGAAAGGCTCTAAGAAAGCGGTGACCAAGACTCAGAAGAAAGATGGGAAGAAGCGCAGGAAGACCAGGAAGGAGAGTTACGCCATTTACGTGTACAAGGTGCTGAAGCAGGTGCACCCCGATACCGGCATCTCGTCCAAGGCCATGAGCATCATGAACTCCTTTGTCAACGATGTGTTTGAGCGCATCGCAGGGGAAGCCTCCCGCCTGGCTCATTACAACAAGCGCTCCACCATCACCTCCCGGGAGATCCAGACCGCGGTCCGCCTGCTACTGCCTGGGGAGTTGGCCAAGCACGCCGTGTCCGAGGGCACCAAGGCTGTCACCAAGTACACCAGCGCCAAGTAA
- the LOC108703798 gene encoding histone H4 — protein MSGRGKGGKGLGKGGAKRHRKVLRDNIQGITKPAIRRLARRGGVKRISGLIYEETRGVLKVFLENVIRDAVTYTEHAKRKTVTAMDVVYALKRQGRTLYGFGG, from the coding sequence ATGTCTGGACGTGGTAAAGGAGGAAAAGGATTGGGGAAAGGAGGAGCCAAGCGGCACAGGAAGGTGCTCAGGGACAACATCCAGGGCATCACCAAGCCCGCCATCCGCCGCCTGGCCCGGAGAGGGGGAGTCAAGCGCATCTCTGGCCTCATCTATGAGGAGACTCGTGGGGTCCTCAAGGTTTTCCTGGAGAATGTCATCCGGGACGCCGTCACCTACACCGAGCACGCCAAGAGGAAGACCGTTACCGCCATGGATGTGGTGTACGCTCTCAAGCGCCAGGGCCGCACTCTCTACGGCTTCGGCGGATAA